A portion of the bacterium genome contains these proteins:
- the ahcY gene encoding adenosylhomocysteinase, whose amino-acid sequence MKYHIKNVKLAPEGKLCIEWAEREMPVLRLIRQRFKKEKPLKGMRISCCLHVTSETANLLNTLKTGGADAVLCASNPLSTQDRVAASLVKDFRIPVFAICGEDKKTYYQHIRAALNHKPHLTMDDGADLVSILHSKSERGGTLIKNVIGGSEETTTGVIRLRSMESSGVLRYPVIAVNDAQTKHFFDNRYGTGQSTIDGIVRATNILLAGKNFVVCGYGWCGRGVAMRAKGMGANVLVTEVDHLKAIEAVMDGFRVMPILEAARIGDIFVTLTGDINVIRPNHFRRMKDGAIICNSGHFNVELDIEGLKRISKKRRRIRQFVEEYTLPNGRRINLLAEGRLVNLAAAEGHPASVMDMSFANQALCAEYLSRRGKNLAKKVYPVPQSIDRKIARLKLKTMGIKIDSLTGEQKKYLSSWEMGT is encoded by the coding sequence ATGAAATACCATATAAAGAATGTAAAGCTTGCCCCGGAAGGGAAGTTGTGTATTGAATGGGCCGAGAGGGAAATGCCTGTCTTGAGATTAATCAGACAGAGGTTTAAGAAAGAGAAGCCATTAAAGGGCATGCGCATTTCCTGTTGCCTGCACGTTACCAGTGAAACGGCCAATCTGCTCAATACTTTGAAGACTGGCGGAGCAGACGCGGTTCTCTGCGCCTCAAATCCCCTTTCCACTCAGGACAGAGTGGCAGCGTCACTGGTCAAAGATTTCAGGATTCCCGTTTTTGCCATCTGTGGCGAAGATAAGAAAACATATTACCAGCATATCAGGGCAGCCTTAAATCATAAACCCCACCTCACGATGGACGACGGCGCTGACCTGGTATCCATCTTACATTCTAAGTCTGAGCGTGGAGGAACTCTTATAAAGAATGTAATTGGTGGGAGTGAAGAGACTACCACAGGAGTGATCCGCTTGAGAAGTATGGAAAGTTCCGGCGTGTTAAGATATCCCGTCATTGCAGTAAATGATGCCCAGACCAAGCACTTCTTTGACAATCGCTATGGCACAGGACAATCTACTATTGATGGGATAGTTCGGGCAACCAATATCTTGTTGGCAGGAAAGAATTTTGTTGTCTGTGGTTATGGCTGGTGTGGAAGGGGAGTGGCAATGAGGGCAAAGGGAATGGGTGCCAACGTGTTGGTTACCGAGGTAGACCACCTAAAAGCAATAGAAGCAGTGATGGATGGATTTCGGGTAATGCCCATCCTGGAAGCTGCGAGGATTGGAGATATCTTTGTGACTTTGACTGGTGATATTAATGTGATTAGACCCAACCATTTCCGGCGCATGAAAGATGGAGCGATAATCTGTAATTCCGGACATTTCAATGTAGAATTGGATATTGAAGGTTTAAAAAGAATCTCCAAAAAGAGAAGGAGAATTCGCCAGTTCGTAGAGGAGTATACGCTACCTAATGGCAGAAGAATAAATCTTCTGGCAGAAGGGAGGTTGGTCAATCTTGCTGCTGCCGAGGGACATCCAGCCAGCGTAATGGATATGAGTTTTGCCAATCAGGCTTTGTGTGCAGAGTATCTGAGTCGCCGGGGCAAGAATTTGGCAAAAAAAGTCTATCCAGTTCCCCAAAGTATAGATAGAAAAATTGCCCGCTTGAAACTGAAAACAATGGGAATAAA